From a single Miscanthus floridulus cultivar M001 chromosome 8, ASM1932011v1, whole genome shotgun sequence genomic region:
- the LOC136476993 gene encoding uncharacterized protein: MLVLINRYFRSRNNSNNPAGGGGDEMAPAAASADGDHLFCLPGCVPVRAKRATAAAAATVTTTVRASRHNFVKAAASGLLAGASFTNHESLPPLPDAYADFAAAFPQYAQGGALGARADAIRGEEYQHLDRHVCLDYTGINLFSHAQMNSSLPSTSSAPPASASAWQPPFFDIAYKSTSLRTQVQQCGDAAAAAGGGIGAAVTRRIMASLKIPDDEYAMVCTANRTTAFRLLAESYSFQPGKQLLPVYDYESEAVAAMADSARRRGAEVTSATFAWPSMRIHGTDLRKRLARGRRRGGGRGLFVFPLASRMTGARYPYLWMSAAHEQGWHVALDACALGTKDLDTFGLSLIRPDFIVCNFFKVFGENPSGFAGLFVKKSSLAALERSVIARSIGIVSIVPARRWSLHDGYSTELEHSRSFSKLAADPAALDDVDVETTSSFSGPLSSTAITRSRTLQSDAAENGDAHAPEIREVDDSTAENGFYSEDPRAENGHETGEQLAKEEEHGSVMEVECRGLDHADALGLIAIANRLRCISNWLVVALQKLRHPHADNGHLLVKLYGPRVKFDRGPSLAFNVFDWKGERVSPLLVQKLADRHNISLTCGFLCNIWFSDKYEAERSVVLEHRIAGDSVAVGAGGKKRKDAGSDVGILVVNASLGFLSNFEDAYRLWAFVAKFLDADFVEKERWRYTALNQKTVEV, encoded by the coding sequence ATGCTCGTGCTCATCAACAGATATTTCAGGAGCAGGAACAACAGTAACAATCCGGCGGGAGGTGGCGGCGACGAGatggcgccggcggcggcctcGGCGGACGGCGATCACCTCTTCTGCCTGCCGGGCTGCGTACCCGTGCGCGCCAAGcgggcaacggcggcggcggcggccacggtcACCACCACGGTGAGGGCGTCGCGGCACAACTTCGTCAAGGCCGCGGCGTCGGGCCTGCTGGCGGGGGCGAGCTTCACCAACCACGAGTCGCTGCCGCCGCTGCCGGACGCCTACGCCGATTTCGCCGCGGCGTTCCCGCAGTACGCCCAGGGCGGCGCGCTCGGCGCGCGGGCCGACGCCATCCGGGGCGAGGAGTACCAGCACCTGGACCGCCACGTGTGCCTCGACTACACCGGCATCAACCTCTTCTCGCACGCCCAGATGAACTCCTCCCTGCCGTCCACCTCCTCCGCCCCGCCCGCGTCCGCCTCCGCGTGGCAGCCGCCCTTCTTCGACATCGCGTACAAGTCCACGAGCCTGCGCACGCAGGTGCAGCAATGCGGggacgccgccgcggcggcgggggGCGGCATCGGCGCTGCCGTCACCAGGCGCATCATGGCGTCGCTCAAGATCCCCGACGACGAGTACGCCATGGTGTGCACCGCCAACAGGACCACCGCGTTCCGCCTCCTCGCGGAGTCCTACTCGTTCCAGCCCGGGAAGCAGCTGCTCCCCGTGTACGACTACGAGAGCGaggccgtggccgccatggccgacagcGCGCGCCGCCGGGGCGCCGAGGTCACGTCCGCGACCTTCGCCTGGCCGAGCATGAGGATCCACGGCACCGACCTCCGAAAGAGGCTGGCCaggggccgccgccgcggcgggggACGCGGGCTCTTCGTCTTCCCGCTCGCCTCCCGCATGACGGGCGCCCGGTACCCGTACCTGTGGATGAGCGCGGCGCACGAGCAAGGGTGGCACGTCGCGCTGGACGCGTGCGCGCTCGGCACCAAGGACCTCGACACGTTCGGGCTCTCCCTCATCCGCCCGGACTTCATCGTCTGCAACTTCTTCAAGGTGTTCGGCGAGAACCCCTCCGGCTTCGCGGGGCTCTTCGTCAAGAAGTCCAGCCTCGCCGCGCTCGAGCGCTCCGTTATCGCGCGCAGCATCGGCATCGTCAGCATCGTGCCCGCGCGCCGCTGGTCGCTGCACGACGGCTACTCCACCGAGCTGGAGCACTCGCGGAGCTTCTCCAAGCTCGCCGCCGACCCGGCGGCCCTGGACGACGTCGACGTCGAGACCACCAGCTCCTTCTCTGGCCCGCTCAGCTCCACCGCCATCACTCGCAGCAGGACCCTGCAGTCTGACGCGGCGGAGAACGGCGACGCCCATGCCCCGGAGATTCGCGAGGTCGACGACAGCACGGCAGAGAACGGCTTCTACTCGGAGGATCCCAGAGCAGAGAACGGACATGAAACAGGGGAGCagctggccaaggaggaggaacaCGGGAGCGTGATGGAGGTGGAGTGCCGGGGCCTGGACCACGCGGACGCGCTGGGGCTCATCGCCATCGCCAACCGGCTGCGGTGCATCAGCAACTGGCTGGTGGTGGCCTTGCAGAAGCTGCGGCACCCGCACGCCGATAACGGCCACCTGCTGGTGAAGCTGTACGGCCCGCGCGTCAAGTTCGACCGGGGCCCGTCGCTGGCGTTCAACGTGTTCGACTGGAAGGGCGAGCGGGTGTCGCCGCTGCTGGTGCAGAAGCTCGCAGACCGCCACAACATCTCCCTCACCTGCGGCTTCCTGTGCAACATCTGGTTCTCGGACAAGTACGAGGCCGAGAGGAGCGTCGTGCTGGAGCACAGGATCGCCGGCGATTCTGTTGCTGTGGGCGCCGGAGGGAAGAAGAGGAAGGACGCCGGCAGCGACGTGGGGATTCTCGTGGTGAATGCGTCGCTGGGGTTCCTGAGCAACTTCGAGGACGCGTACAGGCTGTGGGCGTttgtggccaagttcctggacgcCGACTTCGTGGAGAAGGAGAGGTGGAGGTACACCGCGCTCAACCAGAAGACGGTCGAGGTGTAG